CTTCTGGAACAACGGGCGGCTGTAGAGCAGGCCCATCGTGTAATTCATCGTGGGCAGGCCGTAAAGCTTGCCGCCGGGGCCGCGGAAGTTGTCGAGCAACTCCGGTTTGAGATCGTTGACGTGCGGGACGTTCTTGACCGCCTCGGTGATGTCCGCGGCCTGGTGCCGGGCGATGATCTGGGCGGGATCGGTGAAATAGACGTAGTAGACGTCCTCGAGCTGTCCGCCCGCGAGCTTCGCGCCGAACGTTTTCGGGTCCATGAACCCTTCGTGCGGTTCGATCTTGACGTTCGGGTGCGTCGCCTCGAATTCCTTGACGTCGGCGTCGAACACGCCGCGTTCGAACGGCTGGCTCGTCGGCGGCTGGCCGGTGACGGTGATCGTCACCTTGCCCCCGGCGGAGCTTCCCGGATCGCCGCCGCTCCCGCACGCGGTTGTCCCTAGCGCCAGGCCCGCCGCGGCGAGCAGGGCGAACGTCCGGCGGGGAACAGCGGGGGACCAGGGTCTGCTCATCTCAAGCCTCATCTCGCGGGGGAGCACAGCAGGTGACGGCGGTCACCCTAGAGCCGCGAGAGCCGAGTGCGCAAGAACTCGACGAGAAACTGCAACTTATGAACAGTCAGGTCTGTGGTTCATGCGGTCCGGCGGGCAGTGGAGCCGCGCACCACCAGCTCCGGCGCGAACAGCAGCTCCTCCACCGCGACCTCGCCGCCGTTGATGCGTTTCACCAGCAGTTCGACCACGGCGCGGCCCATCGCCTCGATCGGCTGGCGCGTCGTCGTCAGCGGCGGGTCGGTGCAGTTCATCAGCGCGGAGTCGTCGTAGCCGACCACCGAAATGTCGCCCGGCACGGACAAGCCCTGCCGCCGGGCCGCGCGGATCGCGCCCAGGGCCAGCGGGTCGCTCGCGCACAGCACCGCGGTGGCGCCGCGCGGGTACAGCCGCGCCGCGGCCGCGTGTCCGCCCTCGATGGAGAACATCCCGTGTTCCACCAGCTCGTCCAACACTGGAAGCCCGAGTTTCGCGGCGTGCTCCCGGAACGCCTCGAGCTTCCGCTGCGACGGCACGTGGTCGCTCGGTCCCAGCACCAGGCCGATCTTCTCGTGGCCGAGGGAACTCAGGTGCCCGACCGCCTGCTCGACGGCGACCGCGTCGTCACACGAGACCTGCGGCAGTCCGAGGTGGTCGACGGCCGCGTTGATCAGCACCGTAGGCAGCCGGCGTTCCGCCAGGTGGTGGTAGTGCGTGTGCACGGCGTCGGCCTGCGCGTACATCCCGCCGGCGAAGACCACGCCGGACACCTGCTGCTGCAGCAGCATCTCGACGTACTCCGCCTCCGACACCCCGCCCGCGGTCCGCGTGCACAGCACCGGCGTGAAGCCCTGCTGGGCCAGCGCGTTGCCCATGACCTCGGCCAGCGCCGGGAAAATCGGGTTTTGCAGCTCCGGCAGCACCAGCCCGACGAGCCGGGCCCGCTCGCCGCGGAGCTGCGTCGGCCGCTCGTAGCCCAGCACGTCCAGCGCGGTGAGCACGGCGGCCCGGGTGCTCGCGGACACCCCGGCCTTGCCGTTGAGCACCCGGCTGACCGTGGCTTCGCTGACCCCGACCTGGCGGGCGACTTCGGCAAGACGACGTGTCATGAGTGAAAGTTACCGCAAACCAGCGCAAGTTTCCGACGAGACGCGCGCGGCGCTTGCTCTCGCGACGAAACCGCTGGTCGAACGCGCGGCGGATCGACGAACGATGTTGACTTCGCCGCAGCAGTGGGCTGTAATTCTTGAACGAATCAGTGAAAATACCTGACGACATCCCGGGCAATCGCGGCAAGCGTCTGCCCAGCCTCAACGAAGAGGTGCCATGCCGACTGCTCCGCGCTGTTCTCGTGCGCCCCCGGACCCCGGTCTTCCCGCCGGTCCGCTCCCTGGTCCCCGCCGTCCCGCGCCACGCGGGGCGCTCCCGTTCGAATCGTCTCCCTCCTCCTTGGATCAGAGGAAACCCATGAGAACGAAGCGACTGCTCGCGCGCGCCGCGATCGCCGCCCTGTCCCTGCTCCTGACCGCACCCGCCTGGCCGGCGAACGGCGCGCCCGCCCTCGCCGCCAAGGCAGCTGTCCAGCCCGCCGCCCAAGCCGCCACCGCGACGTACACCGCCAGCAGCCAGCTGCCCGGCTATCCCGTGTCCAACGTCGGCGACGGCAACCAGGCCACCTACTGGGAAAGCACGAACAACCAGTTCCCGCAATGGATCCAGGCCGATCTCGGCACCGCGACGAACGTCGCGCAACTCGTGCTCAAACTGCCCGCGAACTGGGAGGCCCGCACCGAAACGTTCGCGGTGCAGGGCAGCGCGAACGGCGCGAGCTTCAGCGATCTCGTGCCTTCGGCGGGCTACCGGTTCGACCCGGCGACCGGCAACACCGTCACCGTGAACGTCACCGGCAGCACCCGGTACGTCCGGCTGACCATCACCGCCAACACCGGCTGGCCCGCCGCGCAGCTGTCCGAGTTCGAGGTGCACGGCCCGGCGGGCGGCGACACGCAGCCGCCGTCCGCGCCCGGCAACCTCGCCTACACCGAGCCGGCGAGCGGCCAGATCCGGCTGACCTGGTCGGCGTCCACGGACAACATCGGCGTCACCGGCTACGACGTGTATGCCAACGGCCAGCTCCGCGGCAGCGTCGCCGGGGACGTGCTGACCTATACCGACAATCAGCCGGCCAGCGCGAGCGTCGCGTATTACGTGCGCGCTCGCGACGCGGCGGGCAACCAGTCGGCGAACAGCAACACCGTCACCCGCAACGGCACCCAGAGCGGCACGAATCTGGCGCTGCACAAGCCGATCACGGCGTCGTCGACCCAGCAGACCTACGTCGCGGCCAACGCGAACGACGACTCGGTGACCACGTACTGGGAAGGCAGCGGGGCGTATCCGAACCTGCTGACCGTGGCGCTCGGCGCGCACGCCGACCTCGACCGGGTCGTCGTGAAACTCAACCCGGACCCGGCGTGGAGCGCGCGGACGCAGACGATCGCCGTCGAAGGCCGCGACCAGGGCGCGACCGACTTCACCACGCTGGCGCCCGCGCAGACGTACAGTTTCGACCCGGCGAGCGGCAACACCGTGACGATCCCGGTCAGCGGCCGGGCCAGCGACGTCCGCCTGCGCTTCACCGCCAACTCCGGGGCGGGCGGCGGTCAGGCCGCGGAGTTCCAGGTCTTCGGCGTGCCCGCGCCGAACCCGGACCTGACGGTCTCGGACGTGTCGTGGACGCCGCAGAAACCGGTGGAGACCGACGCGATCACCGTGTCGGCGACCGTCCGCAACATCGGCACGGCAGCCTCCGGCGCGACCGACGTGAATCTGTACCTGGGCAAGACGAAGGTCGGCACGGCGGCGGTCGGCGCGCTCGCGGCCGGAGCTTCCACGACGGTGTCGGCGAACATCGGCACCCGGGACGCGGGCAGCTACGACGTGACCGCGAAGGTCGACGAGGCCAACACCGTCGTCGAACAGAACGAGGACAACAACTCCTACACCAGCTCGACGCCGTTGGTCGTCAGCCCCGTGCAGAGTTCCGACCTCGTCGCGGCTACGGCGTGGTCGCCGAACAACCCGGCGGCAGGCAACGCGGTGAACTTCACCGCGACCCTGCGCAACCAGGGCACGGTCGCTTCCGCGGACGGTTCCCACGGCGTCACGGTGACGATCTCCGACCAGAACGGGACGGTCGTCAAGACGTTGAGCGGTTCCTCGGCGGGGATCATCGCGCCCGGAGCCACCGCGTCAGTGGATCTGGGGAGCTGGACCGCGGCGAACGGCCGGTACACGGTGAAGACGGTCGTCGCGAACGACGCCAACGAGCTGCCCGCCAAGCAGAGCAACAACACCAGCACCCAGCCGCTGTTCGTCGGCCGCGGCGCCAACATGCCGTACGACATGTACGAAGCTGAGGACGGTGTCGTCGCGGGCGGTGCGACCGTGATCGGTCCAAATCGGACGATCGGCGACCTCGCGGGAGAAGCGTCGGGCCGCAAGGCCGTGACGCTGAACTCGACGGGCGCCTCGGTCGAGTTCACCACCCGCGCGGCGACCAACACGCTCGTCACCCGGTTCTCGATTCCGGACGCCGCGGGCGGCGGCGGGCAGAACGCGACGCTGAACGTGTACGTCGACGGCACGTTCCTCAAGGCCATCGACCTGACCTCGCACTACGCGTGGCTCTACGGCGCCGAAGCCTCGCCGCAGAACTCGCCGGGCGCCGGGCCGGCGCGGCACATCTACGACGAGGCCAGCATGCTGCTCGGCGCCACCGTGCCCGCCGGCCACAAGATCAAGCTGCAGAAGGACGCGGCGAACACCTCGAACTACGCGATCGACTTCGTCAACTTCGAGCTGGCCGCCGCGACCGCGAACCCGGACCCGGCGCACTACGCGGTCCCTGCCGGGTTCACCCAGCAGGACGTGCAGGCCGCGCTGGACAAGGTCCGCCAGGACCCGAACCTCACCGGCGTCTACCTCCCCGCCGGGCAGTACCCGATGACCGGCAAGGTCACCGTCTACGGCAAACCGGTCACGGTGCTCGGCGCCGGACCGTGGTTCACCAGGTTCACCGCGCCGTCCGGGCAGGAGAACACCGACATCGGCTTCGACGCGCAGGCCAGCGCGAGCGGGTCGACCTTCAGCGGGTTCGCCGTGTTCGGGAACTACACGTCCCGCATCGACGGCCCGGGCAAGGTCTTCAATTTCACCGGCGTCACGAACATGACCATCGACAACATCTGGGTGGAGCACCAGATGTGCCTGCTCTGGGCGACCAATGTGGACAACTCCACGGTGAAGAACTCCCGCATCCGCGACACGTTCGCCGACGGCGTCAACTTCACCAACGGCAGCACCGGCAACCACGTCACCAACAACGAGGCCCGGTCCACCGGCGACGACAGCTTCGCGCTGTTCGCCGCTACGGACATCAATCAGGGCAACCAGTACGACAACGTGTTCGAGAACCTGACCGTGCTGCTCCCGTGGCGCGCGGCGGGCATCGCGGTGTACGGCGGGTACAACAACACCTTCCGGAACCTCTACATCGCGGACACGCTGACGTACTCCGGGATCACGCTCAGCTCGCTCGACTTCGGCTACCCGTTCCTCGGGTTCGGGCCGCAGCCGACGACGGTCCAGAATGCCACGCTCGTCCGCACCGGCGGCCATTTCTGGGGCAAGCAGACGTTCCCGGCGATCTGGATGTTCTCCGCGTCCAAGGAGTTCCGCGGCATCCGGGTGTCCGATGTGGACATCCAGAGCCCGACCTACAGCGGCGTCATGTTCCAGGCCAAATACGACGGCAGCCAGCCGGAGAACCCGGTCCAGGACACGGTGCTGGCGAACGTGTCGATCAGCGGGGCGCACCGCAGCGGCGACGAGTTCGACGCCAAGTCCGGGATCGGGATCTGGGCCAACGAACTGCCCGAACCCGGCCAGGGCCCGGCGGTCGGGTCGGCGACGTTCACCGGGCTCACGCTGAGCGACAACGACCAGGACATCCGGAACACGACGACCACGTTCACGATCAACCGCAGCTGAGCGCGCGGGTGCCCGCCCGGTTTCCCGGCGGGCACCCGCTCCTTCCCCTTCCCCGCAGAGAAGAGAAGACGCCATGACCCGTACGCGTTTGTCCCGTCTCGTCGCCGGTTTCCTCGCCGCCGGGCTTTTCGCCGCAGGCCTCACCCACGCCGCCGCGGCCAGCGGTCCTTCGCCAGGTCCGGCTCCGAACGCCGCCGAGGTGCCGTTAGCGCACACGGTATCCGCGAGCAGCGTCCAACCCGGCTATCCCGTCTCCAACGCTTTCGACGGCAACCAGGCCACCTACTGGGAATCGGCCAACAACGCCTTCCCGCAATGGATCCAGGCCGACCTCGGCTCGGCCAAGCCGCTCTCGCGGATCGTGCTGAAACTGCCTGCCACCTGGGAATCCCGGACCCAGACGCTCACCGTGCGCGGCAGCACCGACGGCACGACGTTCACCGACCTCGTCCCGTCGACCGGCTACTCGTTCGCCACCAACACCGTGACCATCCCGGTGACCGCGTCCGCCCGCTACGTGCGGCTGGACGTCACCGCGAACACGCAATGGCCTGCCGCGCAGCTGTCGGAGTTCGAGCTGTACGGACCGGACACTGGCGACACGCAGGCCCCGACCGCGCCCACGAACCTCGCACTGACCGAGCCCGCCGCCGGGCAGGTCAAACTGACCTGGTCGCCGTCGACGGATGACGTGGGCGTCACCGGATACACCGTGTACCGCGACGGCACGCCTGCCACCACGGTCACTGGCCCCACCTTTACCGAGAACCGACCGGCGGGCCCGCGCATCGAGTACTTCGTGCGCGCCAAGGACGCCGCCGGGAACGAATC
The nucleotide sequence above comes from Amycolatopsis sp. AA4. Encoded proteins:
- a CDS encoding LacI family DNA-binding transcriptional regulator: MTRRLAEVARQVGVSEATVSRVLNGKAGVSASTRAAVLTALDVLGYERPTQLRGERARLVGLVLPELQNPIFPALAEVMGNALAQQGFTPVLCTRTAGGVSEAEYVEMLLQQQVSGVVFAGGMYAQADAVHTHYHHLAERRLPTVLINAAVDHLGLPQVSCDDAVAVEQAVGHLSSLGHEKIGLVLGPSDHVPSQRKLEAFREHAAKLGLPVLDELVEHGMFSIEGGHAAAARLYPRGATAVLCASDPLALGAIRAARRQGLSVPGDISVVGYDDSALMNCTDPPLTTTRQPIEAMGRAVVELLVKRINGGEVAVEELLFAPELVVRGSTARRTA
- a CDS encoding CARDB domain-containing protein; the protein is MRTKRLLARAAIAALSLLLTAPAWPANGAPALAAKAAVQPAAQAATATYTASSQLPGYPVSNVGDGNQATYWESTNNQFPQWIQADLGTATNVAQLVLKLPANWEARTETFAVQGSANGASFSDLVPSAGYRFDPATGNTVTVNVTGSTRYVRLTITANTGWPAAQLSEFEVHGPAGGDTQPPSAPGNLAYTEPASGQIRLTWSASTDNIGVTGYDVYANGQLRGSVAGDVLTYTDNQPASASVAYYVRARDAAGNQSANSNTVTRNGTQSGTNLALHKPITASSTQQTYVAANANDDSVTTYWEGSGAYPNLLTVALGAHADLDRVVVKLNPDPAWSARTQTIAVEGRDQGATDFTTLAPAQTYSFDPASGNTVTIPVSGRASDVRLRFTANSGAGGGQAAEFQVFGVPAPNPDLTVSDVSWTPQKPVETDAITVSATVRNIGTAASGATDVNLYLGKTKVGTAAVGALAAGASTTVSANIGTRDAGSYDVTAKVDEANTVVEQNEDNNSYTSSTPLVVSPVQSSDLVAATAWSPNNPAAGNAVNFTATLRNQGTVASADGSHGVTVTISDQNGTVVKTLSGSSAGIIAPGATASVDLGSWTAANGRYTVKTVVANDANELPAKQSNNTSTQPLFVGRGANMPYDMYEAEDGVVAGGATVIGPNRTIGDLAGEASGRKAVTLNSTGASVEFTTRAATNTLVTRFSIPDAAGGGGQNATLNVYVDGTFLKAIDLTSHYAWLYGAEASPQNSPGAGPARHIYDEASMLLGATVPAGHKIKLQKDAANTSNYAIDFVNFELAAATANPDPAHYAVPAGFTQQDVQAALDKVRQDPNLTGVYLPAGQYPMTGKVTVYGKPVTVLGAGPWFTRFTAPSGQENTDIGFDAQASASGSTFSGFAVFGNYTSRIDGPGKVFNFTGVTNMTIDNIWVEHQMCLLWATNVDNSTVKNSRIRDTFADGVNFTNGSTGNHVTNNEARSTGDDSFALFAATDINQGNQYDNVFENLTVLLPWRAAGIAVYGGYNNTFRNLYIADTLTYSGITLSSLDFGYPFLGFGPQPTTVQNATLVRTGGHFWGKQTFPAIWMFSASKEFRGIRVSDVDIQSPTYSGVMFQAKYDGSQPENPVQDTVLANVSISGAHRSGDEFDAKSGIGIWANELPEPGQGPAVGSATFTGLTLSDNDQDIRNTTTTFTINRS